aattaaaactgttGTAAAAGTAAATAAACTGCAGATATACGTTATCTCTTCACCTTTCAGTGTTTACAAGTTCTTGAAGACgtataaaccggccaagtgcgattcagactcgcgcacgaagagttccgtaccattacgcaaaaaacagcaaaaacttcacgtttgttgtatgtattgtattgtatgggggccccactttatttattttattttgtttttagtatttgttgttatagcggcaacagaaatacatcatctgtgaaaatttcaactgtctagctatcacggttcatgagatacagcctcttgacagacagacggacagcggagtcttagtaatagggtcccgtttttaccctctgggtacggaaccctaaaaagcgtgtTACTCTACGCACTCTCTTGGGTCCTGTTTTTCATTTTCTCAAACAGGGTGCCGCTGGCCGCATTACTGACCGGACCTTAACAACTTAGTTCTTAACCAAAAAGATGACCCCAAGAAGTGTAGTCAAATTTAGTGTTACATTATGCATACCTATGCAAATTATGGATACTATCGGAAATAGCCCTATGTTAAggtgtcagttgttcggaactgtcaaatttttattttaactgataggccgatatcgtccggcggactgatagtcagtgggcccctttagacattGTACTAATAGTGGccaccaaagagtaaagtaagtataataggtagtgGCCACCTTCAATCTTAATTCCAAGTAATAGAATTGTCAAATGGGCTGTCAACTATTGTAATTATGTTGTCGAGCACTGGGACATTTACCTCATAGATAAATTCGAGTCGCTGATTCAGTTTCCGCTCCACTCGAACATTTTGAtgataatatgtgccattttcaaccaaaagggtacttattgtcgcttgtcagtaaggcgctatttccatatagcttcaattagaaatcaaccttatcgacaagcgacaatgtggtaccttttggttgaaaacgtctcaTATGTTATATGCTGTAAACtttgattatttttagtttGCTCTTCCTTTTAACAACGATAAGGTATTACGCCTGTAGAGATAAGGGCAGTAGCGAAGcgggtaaaaaaaaccggccaagtgcgaatcggactagCGCACGAAACGCAACGCAacgattacgcaaaaaacggcaaaaaatcacgtttgttgtatgggagcccgacttaaatattttttttgttctgtttttagggttccgtacccaaagggtaaaaacgggaccctattactaagactccgctgtccgtctgtctgtcacaaggctgtatctcatgaaccgtgatacctacctacctaaccctaacctagacagttgaaattttcacagatgatgtatttctgttgccgctataacaacaaatactaaatacagaataatttaaattattattatttaaatggggctcaatacaacaaacgtgattttttttgctgttttttccgcaATGATAcggaactcgcacttggccggtttgttttaaatatttgttgttatagcggcaatagaaatacatcatctgtgaaaatttcaactgtctagctatcacggttcatgtgatacagcctggtgacagacggaccgacagacagcggagtcttaataatagggtcccgtttttaccctttgggatgtttgggtacggaaccctaaaaacccgcTTATAAAAACTAGGTTTTTACTAATATGTGCtcctgtagccttaccacgagtcagTGTCAATACTGATGACATATTTGCTAACGTCTGCGTGACTTATTTTCTATACAATTCGCTCGCATtaatgccagtacgagcgagatgcatagaaagtaagttacgcatacgatagcgaatatatcagtgTCTAACTCAGTAAGGCTACTGGTACCGGGTCTGCTATCCGGTTGTCTTATTCCTAATTCCTTCCTAAAAATTCCTCGTTTTTGCCATACAAATTCATAACCGTAAGCTCTATTATGATTATACATAGTGTATTCacgttaccagggaggttttggcattatactgagcaacttttactatgggaccaaccccgaaattgcgaaaaaaaatttggctggtccatttctatgggagggtaatttttttttcgcgaattCATCGTTGGTCCCATAGGCCATAGGCCATTTTGGCCACCCTTGTATACACTGTACAAGCCcgctgtaggtaggtacagtcaaggccataaatatttatacattccCAATGTTTGAAAAATATGTGTGCGCTTTTACACCTTagccttagacaataaagtcgtgttcacatatttttgagccatttgtctggatcgatatttttatgCCAGAGAAGCGTAACGCTAATACGCTAAATGCATGCGATAAATCCCAGAATCGACCTAGCCTGTAcaatgtatgtttgtatgtatttatacattattgaagtatttatcattatttacgaaaacgggaCATAATCGCttatattaagatttaaaatTACCCTTGTTTCGTAAAAGTTTAAACCAGTGTTAAgtatgtaattaataataatttaactaaaaactcGCAGTATTTCCAGCACAATGCCCTCATCAATCCTAATAACCGGCGGGGCGGGGTACATCGGCACCCACACCGTCGCCGCCCTCCTGGAAGAGTCTACGCCCCACGAGCTGGTGGTCGTGGACAACCTGTCCAACGCGCACAGAGAACGGGGGCAGAAGAAGCCGGAGCCTCTGAGGATAGTGGAGGAACTGACGGGGAAGAATATACACTTCTACGATGCTGATATTAGGGACGCTGCGAAATTGAGCGAGATTTTTAACAAGGTGAGTCTAAATAACATATTCCAGCCACGCATCACCTCAGTTACAACATCGTTCATCAACTCCCACACTGTCGCCGTCCTCTTGGAAGAGTCCACGCCTCACGAGCTAGTGGTCGTCCTGCTGGAAGAGTCTACGCCCCACGAGCTGATGGTCGTCCTCTTGGAAGAGTCCAGGCCTCATGAGCTAGTGGTAATCCTCCTGGAAGAGTACACGCCCCACGAACTGCAAGCCGGAGCCTCTGGGGATAGTGGAGAAGTTGGCGGGGAAGAATATACACTTCTACGATGCTGATAGGATGCTGAAGAGTTGAGCGAGATTTTTAATTAGTTGGCCAAGACTTACTAAACTCGTTTCTATTTCAGCACAACATAGAGTGCGTCATCCACTTCGCGGCGTTGAAGGCAGTGGGCGAATCAGTAGACAAACCATTGGAGTACTATCAAGTTAACATCTCTGGGACATGCACGCTTTTTGACGTAAGTTTACTGATTTTAGAATTGAGCCATCCACTTTGTGTGATAATGAATGTGACAAACGAACCCGTGATAAAGCAACGTAATCGCATTGTGTTTTGGTTGGGGTTTGGCATGGTGGAGGTAAGTAAAGCGATCGCAGCGCATGCGGTGGTAAAAATAGGCACTAACGGAAGTTAGCGTGGctcgaaatggaactttaatttacgattactcctgagaaTTTAAATTGAATGGTGTAGgggaccattgtaatctgtatgaaatgcttaatataagtaatgtatttaatttgataattattatctgtgtaaatagctttgcaaatacaacatattatgaaatctttttgtggaagataagaatgggtatagtaagttatccttaaaagatggTGTAtcatcgcggacttttttgtagaccactGAAAGAGAGACatttccaccatacattttgttgttatatcttAAAtggattgggcagcgttttcgattaaagctcttaGCCAGCGTGACTTTTTTTTgacttcattagcaaatatcgtcatatttcaagcaatttacacaaaaccttaacaaattatacgccttaaccttcctcaagattCACTCTCTTCATAggtaaaaaccgcataaaaatccggtCAGTAGtgttcactgaaattattacgatttacttacttctcgcttAATAGTTGTGACAAAATACGGGCCTATAGCTGccaccgctgtgtggcgctgtcgtcgtgcacggtcccactGTCTTacataaaaacttgtaaaaaaaatgcagGATAGGTCAGATGAATGATTATGCACACGCGAacgaatgaatgagtgaatatAATTTAAGTGAACTTGTAGAAACTTTTAGGTTTTTGTATTTTGCTATTGAACTTGTGATCAGTATGAAAAAggaatataaatttcataattctgCTGTCATTTCTTAATTCTTTACATAACATGTTGTTGTGATCTCAATTTTTGTGCCGATACTTATATAAAAGCGTGAATGTATATGTACAGTCGGAAAACTATTAGCTAAGCACTCctgcatacatttttatttgcaGTATTGCTGATTGTACCTATAACCCATCGTGTTTGCTTCCCAGGTAATGCGAAAACACGGCGTCTACAAACTAGTCTACAGTTCGTCCTGCACCGTGTACGGGGAGCCTCAGAAACTGCCGATCGACGAGTCCCACCCCACGGGCCTAGGCCTCACGAGCCCCTACGGCAAGTCCAAGTACTTCTGCGAGGAGATCATGAAGGACATCTGCCGGAGCGACCCTGTAAGTACTCTAtgaggcctaccgcgaaaaatatataggtcatactgaacaacttttactatgggattggaccaaccccgaaatgacaaacaaaaaaccagccaagtgcgagtcgggctcgcgcaagaagggttccgtaccattacgcaaaaaacggccaaaaaatcacgtttgttgtataagccccacttaaacatttattttattctgtttttagtatttgttgttatagcggcaatagaaatacatcatctgtgaaaacttcaactgtctagctatcacggttcatgagatacagcctggtgacagacagacggacagacagacagacagcggagtcttagtaatagggtcccgtttttacccttttggtacggaaacctaaaaatggttgtttcatacattttggctggtctgatGTTGATCATATTCTTTGGGAGAGTCAATTTTATTTTCGCGATTTAAGGGTTGGTCTTATCGTAAAAGTTTCTCTCAaagctcagtatgacctatatattaattaacatcgtaaaatattgcaggttattacaaaaaaacatccTGTATAAATTCTAAGCTAAAACTGAATTTTTACATATTCCAGAAATGGACCGTGGTGTCTCTGCGTTACTTCAACCCCGTTGGAGCTCATCTAAGCGGCCGGATCGGCGAGGACCCCGCGGGCACGCCGAACAATCTGATGCCGTACATATCACAGGTCTgtaataccacagaataaataatagtactaccgtacagaaagggaacttcctacaaaaccgaagtttgacagcggttcagggtcgaatcatgatgtccctttctaatatatggcactatccctttcggctaattagggttgtcaaattcaggtcattatcttatctgtggtcgtgcacgcaaagggacgtcaagttgtgccaacccttataattgctcggagcaatgctgagccgaacggagccgagtttgcccgaagctaggagtttcgcacctCTAGCAcagccactttgtcagtagaaaaaggcggcaaatttaaaaaaattaggcgCGAAATGTTGagcccatagaaaatttgaattttgctcctgtttctactgacaagttgggtgtgtttcagtataacattttatataatagagagcttttcagtttAGTGTTTAGgtcacgaagcttgctgagtggcttAAGAAAGGTACGAAACATAACagagagttaaaccaagaaaagtctgcagagtttttgacagcacacgcattgcaggtgttattttaaacgtcaaacttctatgaaattatgacgtataaataacattggcactgcgtgtgctatcaaaatgtctgcagacttttcttagtCTATCTACaacttaaagaaaaacaatagtAACTCTTTTGAGAATTTTTCTATAGATTTTAATCTTCCTTCCAGGTGGCCGTAGGCCGTCTTCCAGAGCTGCAGGTGTTCGGCAACAATTACCCAACTTCGGACGGTACCGGGGTCCGGGACTACATTCACGTGGTGGACCTGGCGGCTGGACATGAGCGCGCCGTGCGTCTGTTACAGCAACCAGGAGCTAGCGGCTTCCACGCTGTTAACTtaggtattattactattatcacagaataaataatagtactaggtacagaaggttcactctctaacaaaacgcgtctactacacgcaaggcggcgcaagcgcgatcgggcgtccgttccgtagcggtgcgcgacaattactatggctagacaccacaattggtgtgggccgtatgtacttgtagcgacgcgacgaaatcgaggagtgagtcacgcctgctATTATTAGGACACTTCTAAACTCAAATATTCCTTATGCGAGTTTGGTGAAGCATAATATTCAGTATGAAACAGTTTGGTGACCTATAATATCTATTATGCAACGATCTGGTCTGGTGAACTATAATGTTTAGTACTTACGGTATGAAACAAACGATATCAACGCACCGCTGAGAACGGCGGCAAAGTAAGAAATTTCTCAATTCACAAGGAATTTACGGCCGAGGCGAAACCGAGGTCGACAAATATGTGATCTGAGCTTTCTTATTTATTGGCCGAGGTGGGTATACTTATTTTCTGTTCGACAGAGCCAGAAAGCGGCAACTTCGGTTAGCGCAGTGTGCTGAAAGTTGACGCTTTCCGGAAGGGGAACAGAAGaactaataattaaattaatttaattcccAGGCACCGGAGTCGGCTATTCCGTCCTGCAAATGATAAAAGCCTTCGAAGAGGCCAGCGGGCGCAAGATCCCATACAAAATAGTCGGCCGGCGCCCCGGAGACATATCCGAGAACTATGCTGACGTCTCGCTCTCGCACAGGCTGTTGGGCTGGCGTGCGACAAGGACGCTCGAAGACATGTGCAGGGATACTTGGAGGTGGCAGAGCGCGCATCCTAACGGGTTTAAGAGTTAGATGTTATtgaaaaatgaattttatttgcaTCAGCATAAGATCTATTTCCAAATATTATACCAAATTTTTACTAAGTGAAAGATTATTTTAAGTGCTATTTTGACGAATAGTTAACGGACTtaagtttatattatttgtattttaacaaGGCGTTCCTATTATGTtgccatatttattttaaatggtaCTGTAACTGTAGTACATgaaatatttagtttattattattaataatttttatattaccaAAATGAATACCAAAGGCACTGTTTGAAAaacgaattatttattttagcatTTAATATGGATAATGCATTTGCttggtgttttattttattatgataacGATAggaatttacatattttattactggTAACACctattttctttgattttaatgtttaaactgtccataattataatttgaatGAATGGACCAAAAAAGTAATGTTGATTTATCTACATTTATATAATGAGCCAgtgattgttttaattttattattacttatcaTTCCATTGCATCTCAGTGTTATAGAGTTTATTTCTTGGTGCTACTTACTAGCTAATTTATTTTGTGTTGACTTGTATATTTTActtgttattataaataaatgggaTTACTATTTAactgatatttatattttaaatcctTGAAAACCAATCAATCCTGTAAAGGCTGAGTAAAAGGCCAAAATTGCACAGCAAAATGTCAACAGTAAGCACCTAAAGTGAAAGTGCCAAGTCTAGATCAGCCTAAATCTACCTATATGAAAcacttaaggggctacccgaggttttcatcgatttttgacaagttttgaatcgtatctcctacttttgctcctacatatagaataataagacaaacggctgtcggttcttcaatcttttatctgcatttttgtctaccgaattttaaaagaaatgaatacttatttatttaagatttttttaaacactgtctaaaaaacacttttttcgtatctcgattgctgtgcaagatcttacatatacgaaatctacatatttgggttcgtctttgacgtctctaaaaatttgtctaaggttttaattttaaactgattaacacaaaagttatggccagaaaaccagttttatgacctaaaattattcaactttgatgccaaatatctcgaaaacaatgaacttcgaagtaaatatgggatactatactGCTTAAAactgttgctgttaatatgataagctacaaaaacataagaaaactaagggattcagatcgaaggtcattggggcatgggatccccttaacgtTTCATATGCGAGTGGTGGTTGGTTTTAGAACGATTTTTCCCACGATTTCACCACACATATGAAAGATTAATCTAAAATATATTGAtataaactaacacgattttaaCTCATAATTTCAATCAAAATTAGGGAcgggatttcgtcttcgtggaatccagtgatTAGCAAAATGTAAGGGGGGAAAACATCCcattgtgtgtaggcaaagtgacaaccctagcgtacaagttaataatcaagatcaagtgcgggtagttcgcaaaacccgcgcagcaacaagatgttgatacaattcctcgccagtctgcctgtgaccacgaacgtaagtGTAAATCACGTGTAAAAACTAACAcgagtttaaaattataatctaAAATAGTCTAGAAGGGTGCAAATAAAGATAGAAGTCCAATAAGAAATAGTTTATTGCATTATTCTAACAAATCAGTCCATCCCCTATCGTGTAAAATTGAACATAGATTCACAAAGTCACATTAGTTGATTCTACGAAAAAGTAACGCGAGTCACGATTTTTTTGCGTGTATTTTattaacctcctaaggcccaaggtccttacctcttcagttcgatgtAAATCccattcaattggaacagtcgcttttgctttgtttcgttaatttttttccaacaacgcaaaatcaactttatttaCTACAATAAAGGTTCACATTTCAATGGCAAATTTGGGATTTTTcctttgtatggctgggccttaggaggatattgGTGCAATTTATATCGAATAAAAAAGCACGTAATAAATTGGTGACCCGCATTACTCTTGTCCTGCCCCTAAACCCTACAGCTAATTTATCTTTTTAGCCATTGTCATACATTTTTAGACATAATTGCATATTCACGatcaaaacttaaaatatagCAAGCTTTACATTGCTTTAGCCACAAGAGTAATTGCACTTGATTCAATGCAGTCTTAGAAAAAATGCTAAATTAAAGGCATGTGCACACCGAATGTGTGCGCTAAAATGGAGCCATACCTACACtcacacgtcacgcaagcgaTGTGCCGTCACTCATAAGCATtcgtatattacaacgcgcacatGAACGTATATGCACACGCACCCGGTGTGCGCAGGtctatataaaaacaaaatatagtaCATTTAAAACGCTTAATAATAACAatcttaaataacaaaaaaaaaaccaattcaTTTATAGTATATAGGCTTTCTACAcagtagtatatatatatacgaattTCATTATACTGATTGTATGCAAATAGAATACCCGTAAATAGGGCTGCattttacctattttaatgtaatttacttTGGCATAATTTGGAATGTCTTTTGAATAAAATAGTACACGATTTACACGAATAAAATAATGCACAAAGTTGTATTACGTATTGTTTGAACGCCAAAAACACCTTAAGGCGTCGTAACTAGTCGTGCCCACGGCGCCATGAACACATAATAAGTGTTATGGTGTACGTTGAcaaagtaaccttcacactttcaagtaaggtttacattCGCTCGCTTGCGCCCGTGACTTTGGCGTctgagtgacgtttttgtttatatcCAAAAccagtaaattatttatttcgtataAAGTTGTATCGGTAAGAGAGCTTGCCAATCGCTGATTGATTTTCTATAATCTACGTATTAATATTAGTATTACTTCCACACCTGTTTGGTAACAAAATCTTAGGGActtacgtaaataaataaagactgTTATTTCTATACAATTGTGTTCCTCAACCTTATTATTGTTGTAGATGGCAGCATTTTAGTAATGCCATTCCCAAATAGTACATGAAGAAAATCTTTGCAAGGAAATAACCAGGTTTTACAATATTCAcatctattttaaaattataactataatttcatataaaatttgaattattaCGCCTTTCCATAAGCCCCGAAACGACAAAGATTTCATATACCTTattatattcaattatttagtACATAAACCTGTTACTCATTAACTAAAGATTATAACTTGTATATAATGTAGTATGTTTATGATTTTCAGGGATTAAAACGACACTAATAGGTTTCCCGGataaataatggcgtcatacatacAATCGATAATAATCGAAGTGTTTCAGATTTACAATGTTATTTAAAAGCGCTAATACCAAAGATAATATGCTTATATCTGCAAAGTTGTGGACATTCGAAAGAGACTTTCACTAGATGGCGTTAGTATAAATGGTAAAATTTAGCAGACGCCATAGTCATTATATTCCATAATTTCCATCTCAAacaaatgttttaatattaatttgagTTTCAAAAAATCAGTAACATCACAACTCCTTAAAATGCTTATCCATCTCCTCCATACCATCTTTTTCCTCCGGCTTGATAACTTTAATGTAATTCACCGGTACCAGcccggctgtctgtctgtcggtacTACCCATGAGCCAGCCGCTGTTCCACAGCTGGCCCTGAAGATATTGTGGTGCGAGGAGGATGACCTGGCCGCTCCGGAAGCTGAGTTCTTGGGGTGTGGTGGCTTGGAATTCGTGTTGGGCTACGGAACGGAGCGGGTTCTGCCAAGATGTTGGGTCATTTACTGTGGACAAATTAGAAAAGGGGTTAGAAAACttataaattagtaactaaTGAGCTAGTAGTGACAGAGTCCCAGAGGTAATGAGATAATTTAGCCCGCCAAAAAAAACTAGCTtgaatttttacaagctttttattaagtcgcaatgtatgttatgtatgtcctatgtatatataagtatgtttgtACAAGTCAAATCTTGCaggttaaatttgacccacttcctgacttccaatgaagctgaaaatttgcatacatatgtaagtcaggtgacaatgcaatattataataccatcaagctgatctgatgatcgAGACAGGTGGTCATAAGAACTCTGTGAttaaacaacgaaacctaattgtatTTGGGGTTTTAAGGATCGTCTCAATG
This DNA window, taken from Cydia strobilella chromosome 21, ilCydStro3.1, whole genome shotgun sequence, encodes the following:
- the LOC134751018 gene encoding UDP-glucose 4-epimerase isoform X3, with product MLQSCDTMQPQTNGTMPSSILITGGAGYIGTHTVAALLEESTPHELVVVDNLSNAHRERGQKKPEPLRIVEELTGKNIHFYDADIRDAAKLSEIFNKHNIECVIHFAALKAVGESVDKPLEYYQVNISGTCTLFDVMRKHGVYKLVYSSSCTVYGEPQKLPIDESHPTGLGLTSPYGKSKYFCEEIMKDICRSDPKWTVVSLRYFNPVGAHLSGRIGEDPAGTPNNLMPYISQVAVGRLPELQVFGNNYPTSDGTGVRDYIHVVDLAAGHERAVRLLQQPGASGFHAVNLGTGVGYSVLQMIKAFEEASGRKIPYKIVGRRPGDISENYADVSLSHRLLGWRATRTLEDMCRDTWRWQSAHPNGFKS
- the LOC134751018 gene encoding UDP-glucose 4-epimerase isoform X2, which translates into the protein MLQSCDTMQPQTNGISSTMPSSILITGGAGYIGTHTVAALLEESTPHELVVVDNLSNAHRERGQKKPEPLRIVEELTGKNIHFYDADIRDAAKLSEIFNKHNIECVIHFAALKAVGESVDKPLEYYQVNISGTCTLFDVMRKHGVYKLVYSSSCTVYGEPQKLPIDESHPTGLGLTSPYGKSKYFCEEIMKDICRSDPKWTVVSLRYFNPVGAHLSGRIGEDPAGTPNNLMPYISQVAVGRLPELQVFGNNYPTSDGTGVRDYIHVVDLAAGHERAVRLLQQPGASGFHAVNLGTGVGYSVLQMIKAFEEASGRKIPYKIVGRRPGDISENYADVSLSHRLLGWRATRTLEDMCRDTWRWQSAHPNGFKS
- the LOC134751018 gene encoding UDP-glucose 4-epimerase isoform X1 yields the protein MPSSILITGGAGYIGTHTVAALLEESTPHELVVVDNLSNAHRERGQKKPEPLRIVEELTGKNIHFYDADIRDAAKLSEIFNKHNIECVIHFAALKAVGESVDKPLEYYQVNISGTCTLFDVMRKHGVYKLVYSSSCTVYGEPQKLPIDESHPTGLGLTSPYGKSKYFCEEIMKDICRSDPKWTVVSLRYFNPVGAHLSGRIGEDPAGTPNNLMPYISQVAVGRLPELQVFGNNYPTSDGTGVRDYIHVVDLAAGHERAVRLLQQPGASGFHAVNLGTGVGYSVLQMIKAFEEASGRKIPYKIVGRRPGDISENYADVSLSHRLLGWRATRTLEDMCRDTWRWQSAHPNGFKS